From a single Rodentibacter sp. JRC1 genomic region:
- the mlaF gene encoding phospholipid ABC transporter ATP-binding protein MlaF has protein sequence MNQNLIEVKNLTFKRGERVIYDNLNLKIQKGKITAIMGPSGIGKTTLLKLIGGQLYPEKGEIRFDDKDICHLSNRELYEVRKRMGMLFQSGALFTDISTFDNVAFPIREHTRLPESLIRQIVLMKLEAVGLRGAAKLMPSELSGGMARRAALARAIALDPDLMMFDEPFTGQDPISMGVIVSLIKRLNEALNLTSIVVSHDVQEVLSIADYAYIIADKHVIAEGTSEQLLASKDPQVLQFLKGEADGPVKFHYPASDYVEELFQ, from the coding sequence ATGAACCAAAATCTAATTGAAGTCAAAAACCTGACCTTTAAACGGGGTGAGCGGGTGATTTACGATAACCTGAATCTGAAAATTCAAAAAGGCAAAATTACGGCAATTATGGGGCCGTCAGGGATCGGAAAAACCACGCTGCTAAAGTTAATCGGTGGGCAACTGTATCCGGAAAAAGGCGAAATTCGGTTTGACGATAAAGATATTTGTCATCTTTCCAATCGTGAGCTTTATGAAGTGCGCAAACGTATGGGAATGTTATTTCAATCCGGTGCGCTTTTTACGGATATTTCTACTTTTGATAACGTAGCATTCCCTATTCGAGAACATACCCGTTTACCGGAAAGTTTAATTCGTCAGATCGTACTTATGAAATTGGAAGCGGTGGGATTGCGTGGCGCAGCAAAATTAATGCCGTCCGAGCTTTCAGGCGGTATGGCACGCCGTGCCGCATTAGCGCGTGCGATTGCATTAGATCCTGATTTAATGATGTTTGATGAGCCTTTTACAGGGCAAGATCCGATTAGTATGGGCGTTATTGTGAGTTTGATTAAACGCTTGAATGAAGCCTTGAATCTCACCTCCATAGTGGTTTCCCATGATGTGCAGGAAGTATTAAGTATTGCCGACTATGCTTATATTATTGCGGATAAACACGTTATTGCAGAGGGGACTTCCGAGCAATTACTTGCAAGTAAAGATCCGCAAGTATTGCAATTCTTGAAAGGGGAAGCTGACGGACCGGTGAAATTTCATTATCCGGCAAGTGATTATGTGGAGGAATTATTTCAATGA
- the lnt gene encoding apolipoprotein N-acyltransferase produces the protein MKKYSVYLIAIISGILGVYAFSPFDYWGLAYVSVLGLLYVAKTPKKSTALLGAFLWSMAFFCFGVNWLNVSIHQFGGASLEISYLLVGLLSAYLALYPMLFTYIVQRFQVQSAVIFAAIWTFTEFLRGWIFTGFPWLQFGYTQIDGPFSGIAPIFGVTGLTFFVVWASAVIFNAIFALLKIKNVKLVSVNLLLLAVVGGLGVYSSRIHFVRSIEDKAISITLVQGNIEQNLKWDPAYFYSTLEIYQKLIAENLGKTDLIILPESALPTLENAIVPFFETLDRSARETKTEIMVGTVYQDDKSGKLLNSIVTAGNPDFPYQLDTANRYAKHHLVPFGEYVPLENLLRPLNSVFNLPMSAFQSGEAIQPSLLAKHRAFSPAICYEIIFGEQVRENLKKDTDYLLTISNDAWFGDSIGPWQHLQMARMRALELGKPLVRATNTGITVFIGEKGQILAQAPQFVETTLTHKIAPTEGKTPYSVLGNLPLYGLMLLFLVLRGMMKFVHHRLNLSQKR, from the coding sequence ATGAAAAAATATTCTGTTTACCTCATTGCTATCATTTCCGGTATTCTCGGCGTTTATGCCTTTTCTCCTTTTGATTATTGGGGATTAGCGTATGTATCCGTTCTCGGGTTACTTTATGTTGCAAAAACTCCGAAAAAATCCACCGCACTTTTAGGTGCGTTTTTATGGTCTATGGCTTTTTTCTGCTTCGGTGTAAATTGGTTGAATGTGAGTATTCATCAATTCGGCGGCGCATCTTTAGAGATAAGTTATTTATTGGTGGGGCTGCTTTCTGCTTATCTCGCCCTTTACCCGATGCTTTTCACCTATATTGTGCAACGTTTTCAGGTGCAAAGTGCGGTCATTTTTGCAGCAATTTGGACATTCACCGAATTTCTCAGAGGTTGGATTTTTACCGGTTTTCCTTGGTTACAGTTCGGTTATACACAAATTGACGGTCCGTTTTCCGGTATCGCTCCGATTTTTGGTGTAACGGGTTTAACTTTTTTTGTCGTATGGGCAAGTGCGGTTATTTTTAATGCTATTTTTGCTTTACTCAAAATAAAAAATGTTAAGTTAGTATCGGTAAATCTCTTATTGTTAGCGGTTGTAGGGGGATTAGGCGTCTACTCATCACGTATCCATTTTGTGAGATCAATAGAGGATAAAGCTATTTCCATCACTTTAGTGCAGGGGAATATTGAACAAAATTTGAAATGGGATCCTGCCTATTTTTATTCCACATTAGAAATTTATCAGAAATTAATCGCTGAAAATTTGGGTAAGACCGATCTGATCATTCTACCGGAATCGGCTTTGCCGACCCTTGAAAATGCGATAGTGCCGTTTTTTGAGACCCTTGATCGTTCAGCAAGGGAAACAAAAACCGAAATTATGGTGGGGACGGTGTATCAAGATGATAAATCAGGTAAATTGCTTAATTCGATTGTGACGGCAGGAAACCCTGATTTTCCTTATCAATTGGATACTGCGAATCGTTATGCCAAGCATCATCTTGTGCCTTTTGGCGAATACGTGCCGCTAGAAAATTTATTGCGCCCGTTAAATTCCGTTTTTAATTTGCCGATGTCCGCTTTCCAAAGCGGTGAGGCGATACAGCCTTCTTTATTGGCTAAACATCGTGCTTTTTCACCGGCTATTTGCTATGAAATTATTTTTGGTGAACAAGTGCGTGAAAACCTAAAAAAAGACACGGACTATTTACTTACTATTTCTAATGATGCGTGGTTTGGGGACTCTATTGGACCTTGGCAGCATTTGCAAATGGCAAGAATGCGGGCTTTGGAGTTAGGCAAGCCTTTGGTTCGTGCAACTAACACGGGGATCACCGTGTTTATCGGAGAAAAGGGGCAGATTTTGGCGCAAGCGCCTCAGTTTGTGGAAACGACATTAACCCACAAAATTGCGCCGACTGAGGGTAAAACGCCTTATTCTGTGCTTGGTAATCTGCCGCTTTATGGTTTGATGCTATTGTTTTTAGTATTGCGCGGTATGATGAAATTTGTTCACCATCGGCTGAACCTTTCACAAAAACGATAG
- the corC gene encoding CNNM family magnesium/cobalt transport protein CorC (CorC(YbeX) belongs to the Cyclin M Mg2+ Exporter (CNNM) family, and was characterized as belonging to a set of three proteins, at least one of which must be present for CorA to function.) — MNEEQQNSTQSESIKKPFFQSLFSRFFQGELKNREELVEVIRDSEQNDLIDQNTREMIEGVMEIAELRVRDIMIPRSQIVFIEEQEDLSICLNTIIESAHSRFPVIADADDRDNIAGILHAKDLLKFLREDAEEFDLSKLLRPAVIVPESKRVDRMLKDFRSERFHMAIVVDEFGAVSGLVTIEDILEQIVGDIEDEFDEEEIADIRQLSRHTYAVRALTDIDDFNAQFNTRFDDEEVDTIGGLVMQAFGYLPKRGEEITLENLQFKVTSADSRRLIQLRVTVPDERLSEMEASEEKTA; from the coding sequence ATGAACGAAGAACAGCAAAATTCAACTCAATCAGAAAGTATTAAAAAGCCTTTTTTCCAATCTTTATTTAGTCGCTTTTTTCAAGGCGAACTAAAAAATCGTGAAGAGCTTGTCGAGGTGATTCGTGATTCTGAACAAAATGATCTCATCGATCAAAATACCCGTGAAATGATTGAAGGCGTGATGGAAATTGCCGAGCTTCGCGTGCGTGATATTATGATTCCTCGCTCTCAAATTGTTTTTATTGAAGAGCAAGAAGATTTAAGTATTTGTTTGAATACGATTATTGAATCGGCGCATTCACGTTTTCCTGTTATTGCCGATGCGGATGATCGGGATAATATCGCCGGTATTTTACATGCGAAAGATTTGCTGAAATTTTTGCGTGAAGATGCGGAAGAATTTGATTTATCGAAACTTTTACGCCCTGCTGTAATTGTACCGGAGAGTAAACGGGTCGATAGAATGTTGAAAGATTTCCGTTCGGAGCGTTTTCATATGGCGATTGTGGTCGATGAATTTGGCGCGGTATCCGGGCTGGTGACGATTGAAGATATTTTGGAACAAATTGTGGGTGATATTGAAGATGAATTCGATGAAGAAGAAATCGCCGATATTCGCCAGCTTTCACGTCATACCTATGCGGTGCGTGCGCTAACGGATATTGATGATTTTAACGCCCAATTCAACACCCGTTTTGATGATGAAGAAGTGGATACCATCGGCGGTTTGGTAATGCAGGCTTTCGGTTATTTGCCGAAACGCGGTGAAGAAATTACTTTAGAAAATCTGCAATTTAAAGTGACTTCCGCTGATAGTCGCCGTTTAATTCAGCTTCGTGTTACCGTACCGGATGAGCGTTTGTCGGAGATGGAAGCTTCGGAAGAAAAAACGGCGTAA
- the galM gene encoding galactose-1-epimerase: protein MIEKTIFNAPDSVPYQVITLQNQKGMRIKVMDWGATWLSCQVPVNGELREVLLGCKIEDYPIQQAYLGASVGRYANRIANAQFELKGEKVHLTANQGKHQLHGGEGFDKRRWAIEKCGENSVRFSLFSADGDQGFPGNVEVAVTYSLTEENSVKIEYEGVSDKDTALNLTNHAYFNLENAEQGSDVREHSLRLNADFYLPVDNEGIPNSPLKHVVGTSFDFRLAKPIKQDFLQGEQLLVKGYDHSFIVNKAWQKPCALLTSPNADLSLEVRTSQAALQVYTGNYLMGTPTRNSEQYADFSGIALETQCLPDTPNHPEWQNYGGIQKAGERYYQWTEFRFL, encoded by the coding sequence ATGATCGAAAAAACAATTTTCAATGCGCCGGATAGCGTGCCGTACCAAGTTATAACATTGCAAAATCAAAAAGGAATGCGCATCAAAGTGATGGATTGGGGGGCGACTTGGCTCTCTTGCCAAGTGCCGGTGAACGGTGAATTACGCGAAGTATTGTTGGGCTGTAAAATTGAAGATTATCCCATTCAGCAAGCCTATTTAGGCGCAAGTGTGGGGCGTTATGCAAATCGTATCGCCAATGCGCAATTTGAATTAAAGGGGGAGAAAGTTCATCTTACGGCAAATCAAGGGAAACACCAACTGCATGGCGGTGAAGGCTTTGACAAGCGGCGTTGGGCGATTGAAAAGTGCGGTGAAAATTCCGTGCGTTTTTCACTTTTTTCCGCTGATGGCGATCAAGGCTTTCCCGGTAATGTAGAAGTGGCGGTTACATACAGCCTTACGGAGGAAAATAGCGTAAAAATCGAATATGAAGGCGTGAGTGATAAAGATACCGCTTTAAACCTCACCAATCACGCTTATTTTAACTTAGAAAATGCCGAACAAGGCTCCGATGTACGTGAACACAGCCTACGTTTAAATGCCGATTTCTATTTACCGGTTGATAACGAAGGTATTCCTAACTCCCCGCTGAAACACGTGGTGGGAACAAGTTTTGATTTTCGTCTTGCAAAACCCATTAAGCAAGATTTTTTGCAAGGCGAACAACTGCTCGTCAAGGGATACGATCATTCTTTTATCGTTAATAAAGCTTGGCAAAAACCGTGCGCATTGCTTACCTCACCAAACGCTGATCTAAGTTTAGAAGTACGCACTTCTCAGGCAGCATTACAGGTTTATACCGGAAATTACCTTATGGGAACACCGACAAGAAACAGTGAACAGTATGCCGATTTTTCAGGTATCGCACTAGAAACCCAATGCCTACCGGATACACCGAATCACCCCGAATGGCAAAATTACGGCGGTATTCAAAAAGCCGGAGAACGGTATTATCAGTGGACGGAGTTTAGGTTCTTATAA
- the galK gene encoding galactokinase, producing MTSIQQAQQIFTQKFNTQPTLTTYAPGRVNIIGEHTDYNDGFVMPCAINFGTAVTGIKRDDHRWNVYAADLDETDEFSLDETIEKSPHKWANYVRGVVKFIQERCPDFKQGSDLVISGNVPLSSGLSSSASLEVAVGKFCQQLGDLPLSHTDIALNGQKAENQFVGANCGNMDQLISALGQEDHLLMIDCRSLETLPTPVPNDVSVIIVNSNVPHDLVTGEYNTRRRQCERAAEFFGVKALRDVSVAQFKEKEAELTALDPLVAKRARHVVTENQRVLDAVQALKHNDLTRLGELMAQSHDSMRDDFEITVPQIDYLVELAQLVIGKTGGARMTGGGFGGCIVALAPHSKVESIRKIIAENYEKTTGLKETFYVCTASQGVRVI from the coding sequence ATGACGTCAATCCAACAAGCTCAACAAATCTTCACCCAAAAATTCAACACACAACCGACATTAACGACTTATGCCCCGGGACGGGTCAATATTATCGGTGAACACACCGATTACAATGATGGCTTTGTTATGCCTTGCGCCATTAATTTCGGTACGGCGGTTACCGGTATAAAACGCGATGATCATCGTTGGAATGTTTACGCAGCCGATCTTGATGAAACCGATGAATTTTCTCTTGATGAAACGATTGAAAAAAGCCCTCATAAATGGGCAAATTATGTGCGCGGTGTGGTGAAATTTATTCAAGAACGTTGTCCTGATTTCAAACAAGGCTCAGATCTTGTAATTTCCGGTAATGTGCCGCTTTCATCGGGCTTAAGTTCGTCTGCTTCATTAGAGGTGGCGGTAGGCAAATTTTGTCAACAATTGGGCGATTTACCGCTTTCTCATACGGATATCGCCCTTAACGGTCAAAAAGCCGAAAACCAATTTGTGGGGGCAAATTGTGGCAATATGGATCAGCTTATTTCTGCCCTCGGACAAGAAGATCATCTGTTAATGATTGATTGCCGTAGCCTTGAAACCCTACCGACTCCCGTGCCTAATGATGTGTCGGTCATTATCGTTAATTCCAATGTTCCACATGATTTAGTGACGGGAGAATACAATACCCGCCGCCGACAATGTGAACGGGCAGCCGAATTTTTCGGCGTAAAAGCCTTGCGCGATGTATCGGTGGCGCAATTTAAAGAAAAAGAAGCGGAATTGACCGCACTTGATCCCCTCGTCGCAAAACGTGCCCGTCATGTTGTGACGGAAAATCAACGGGTGTTGGATGCGGTACAAGCCTTGAAACACAATGACTTAACCCGCTTAGGTGAATTAATGGCACAATCGCACGATTCAATGCGAGATGATTTTGAAATTACCGTTCCACAAATTGATTACCTTGTTGAGCTTGCGCAGCTCGTTATCGGAAAAACCGGCGGAGCTCGGATGACGGGAGGTGGTTTCGGCGGCTGTATCGTTGCACTTGCGCCGCATTCTAAAGTCGAATCCATACGCAAGATTATTGCCGAGAATTATGAAAAAACGACCGGATTAAAAGAAACATTTTATGTCTGTACCGCATCGCAAGGTGTGCGTGTGATTTAA
- the galT gene encoding galactose-1-phosphate uridylyltransferase, translating into MSEMFEPTDHPHRRYNPLIDQWVLVSPHRAKRPWQGQQEKAGEEQKPSYDPDCYLCPRNKRITGEQNPDYHKPYVFKNDFSALLENTPEPEKSGDPLFQSSQARGESRVICFSPDHSKTLPLLTALEIEEVIKVWQEQLLELGQKYPWVQIFENKGAAMGCSNPHPHGQIWANSFLPNEVAREDRTQRDYLNKQGSVMLLDYVKRELALKERIVVETEHWVALVPYWAVWPFETLLLPKAHVKRLTELTDAQAKDLAVILKKLTTKYDNLFETSFPYSMGFHAAPFNDEDNEHWQLHAHFYPPLLRSATVRKFMVGYEMLGESQRDLTAEQAAERLRNLAEVHYKERDAFVCVEVKK; encoded by the coding sequence ATGAGTGAAATGTTTGAACCGACAGATCATCCGCATCGCCGCTATAATCCTTTAATTGATCAATGGGTATTGGTTTCTCCGCATCGTGCTAAACGCCCGTGGCAAGGACAGCAAGAAAAAGCGGGTGAGGAACAAAAACCAAGTTATGATCCCGATTGTTATCTTTGCCCTCGTAATAAACGCATTACCGGTGAACAGAATCCTGATTATCACAAGCCTTATGTGTTTAAAAACGATTTTTCTGCATTGCTTGAAAATACGCCGGAACCTGAAAAATCCGGCGATCCCTTATTTCAATCCTCACAAGCTCGTGGGGAAAGTCGCGTAATTTGTTTTTCACCGGATCATAGCAAAACTCTGCCATTATTGACCGCACTTGAGATTGAAGAGGTGATCAAAGTTTGGCAAGAACAGCTTCTTGAGCTCGGACAAAAATACCCGTGGGTGCAAATTTTTGAGAATAAAGGAGCGGCAATGGGCTGTTCTAATCCGCACCCGCACGGTCAAATTTGGGCGAATAGTTTTTTACCGAACGAAGTTGCCCGTGAGGATCGCACGCAACGTGATTATTTGAATAAACAGGGTTCTGTTATGCTGCTGGATTATGTAAAACGTGAATTGGCACTAAAAGAACGTATTGTCGTAGAAACCGAACATTGGGTAGCTCTCGTGCCTTATTGGGCGGTATGGCCTTTTGAAACCTTATTACTTCCAAAAGCCCATGTAAAACGTTTGACGGAACTTACTGATGCGCAAGCAAAAGATTTAGCCGTGATTTTGAAGAAACTGACAACGAAATACGATAATTTATTTGAAACTTCATTTCCTTATTCAATGGGCTTTCACGCTGCGCCATTTAATGATGAAGATAATGAACACTGGCAACTTCACGCCCATTTCTATCCGCCGTTATTACGCTCTGCAACCGTACGTAAATTTATGGTAGGGTATGAAATGCTTGGTGAAAGTCAGCGGGATTTGACGGCGGAGCAAGCCGCGGAAAGATTGAGAAATTTAGCAGAGGTTCATTATAAGGAAAGAGACGCTTTTGTCTGCGTGGAAGTGAAAAAATAA
- a CDS encoding substrate-binding domain-containing protein, whose amino-acid sequence MSTIHDVAELANVSVATVSRVLHNHTSVSQKTRIAVQNAIAQLGYQPNANAQALAVQNTDTIGVVVTDVTDTFFAILVKAVDKVAEVHNKSILIGIGYHHAEKEREAINTLLRKRCSCLVVHSKALSDEELISYLERVNGMVIINRVIKGYENRCVSLDNQKGTYLATEMLIRYGHKKIAYIGSDHAISDEAERKIGYLKALKAHNYPIVEHAITHNSPDFEGGEQAMIDLLSYNKDLTAVVAYNDSMAAGAISVLNENNINVPSQFSIIGFDDMPIARYLIPKLTTVRYPIDLMATYAANLALSLVDENVLPPAIIQFNPTLVRRFSVESID is encoded by the coding sequence ATGAGTACTATCCATGATGTTGCCGAACTCGCTAATGTTTCTGTCGCCACGGTATCCCGTGTTTTACATAATCATACTTCCGTTAGTCAAAAAACACGTATTGCCGTTCAAAATGCGATTGCCCAATTAGGTTATCAACCCAATGCAAACGCACAGGCGCTTGCCGTACAAAATACCGACACTATCGGTGTTGTCGTGACAGATGTAACCGATACTTTTTTTGCAATTCTTGTTAAAGCAGTAGATAAGGTGGCGGAAGTACATAATAAAAGTATTTTAATCGGTATAGGATACCATCATGCTGAAAAGGAGCGTGAGGCAATCAATACGTTATTGCGCAAGCGTTGTAGCTGTTTAGTCGTGCATTCTAAGGCACTTTCCGATGAAGAATTAATCAGCTATTTAGAAAGGGTGAACGGTATGGTGATTATCAATCGGGTTATCAAGGGCTATGAAAATCGCTGCGTAAGTTTGGATAATCAAAAAGGAACTTATCTTGCAACGGAAATGCTCATTCGTTATGGACATAAAAAAATTGCGTATATCGGCTCTGATCATGCTATTTCTGACGAAGCGGAGCGTAAAATAGGCTATCTTAAAGCATTAAAGGCACACAATTATCCTATTGTTGAACATGCCATCACCCATAATTCTCCCGATTTTGAGGGAGGTGAACAAGCTATGATTGATTTACTCAGTTACAACAAGGATTTAACGGCGGTTGTCGCTTATAACGACTCTATGGCTGCGGGGGCAATCTCCGTATTAAATGAAAACAATATCAATGTACCAAGTCAATTTTCCATCATCGGTTTTGATGATATGCCAATTGCGCGCTATCTTATTCCAAAATTAACAACCGTTCGCTATCCTATTGATTTAATGGCAACTTATGCCGCTAATTTAGCCTTGAGTTTAGTTGATGAAAACGTTCTTCCACCGGCAATAATCCAATTTAATCCTACGTTAGTACGTCGCTTTTCTGTCGAATCTATTGATTAA
- the mglB gene encoding galactose/glucose ABC transporter substrate-binding protein MglB — translation MKKAVLSAVALAVGLGAATASYAADTRIGVTIYKYDDNFMSLMRKEINKEAKALKGIELLMNDSQNAQSIQNDQVDVLLSKGVKTLAINLVDPAAAPTIIGKAKSDNVPVVFFNKDPGAKAISSYDNAYYVGTDPKESGLIQGDLIAKQWKAMPALDLNKDGKIQYVLLKGEPGHPDAEARTKYVIEQLNAQGIQTEQLFIDTGMWDAAMAKDKVDAWLSSSKANDIEVIISNNDGMAMGALEATKAHGKKLPIFGVDALPEVLQLIKKGDIAGTVLNDGVNQGKAVVQLANNLSQGKPATEGTKWELKNRVVRIPYVGIDKDNLAEFLK, via the coding sequence ATGAAAAAAGCAGTACTAAGTGCGGTAGCATTAGCAGTAGGTTTAGGTGCAGCGACAGCAAGCTATGCGGCAGATACCCGCATCGGCGTAACTATTTACAAGTATGACGATAATTTTATGTCATTAATGCGTAAAGAAATTAATAAAGAAGCCAAAGCATTAAAAGGCATCGAATTGTTAATGAATGATTCCCAAAACGCACAATCCATTCAAAACGACCAAGTTGACGTATTACTTTCAAAAGGCGTAAAAACCCTAGCAATCAACTTAGTTGACCCGGCAGCCGCACCGACTATTATCGGTAAAGCAAAATCGGATAATGTTCCTGTCGTTTTCTTTAATAAAGATCCGGGCGCAAAAGCGATTTCCTCTTATGATAACGCTTACTACGTAGGAACTGATCCAAAAGAATCAGGCTTAATTCAAGGTGATTTAATTGCCAAACAATGGAAAGCAATGCCTGCGTTGGATTTAAATAAAGACGGCAAAATTCAATATGTACTCTTAAAAGGCGAACCCGGTCATCCTGATGCTGAAGCCCGCACCAAATATGTTATTGAGCAGTTAAATGCACAAGGTATTCAAACCGAGCAACTCTTCATTGATACCGGTATGTGGGATGCGGCAATGGCGAAAGATAAAGTCGATGCGTGGTTATCCAGTTCTAAAGCCAATGATATCGAAGTGATCATTTCAAACAATGATGGTATGGCAATGGGCGCGCTTGAAGCAACAAAAGCACACGGTAAAAAATTACCTATCTTTGGTGTAGATGCGCTACCTGAAGTTTTACAACTTATTAAAAAAGGCGATATTGCCGGTACCGTATTAAATGACGGAGTAAACCAAGGTAAAGCCGTTGTCCAACTTGCAAATAACCTTTCTCAAGGCAAACCGGCAACCGAAGGAACCAAATGGGAACTAAAAAATCGTGTCGTACGTATTCCTTATGTAGGTATAGATAAAGACAATTTAGCCGAATTCTTAAAATAA
- the mglA gene encoding galactose/methyl galactoside ABC transporter ATP-binding protein MglA, translating to MTAQNPSQDSQVLLTMTNVCKSFPGVKALDNANLTVRSHSVHALMGENGAGKSTLLKCLFGIYAKDEGEILFLGKPVNFKTSKEALENGISMVHQELNLVRQTSVMDNLWLGRYPLKGPFVDHAKMYRDTKAIFDELDINIDPKEKVAKLSVSQMQMIEIAKAFSYNAKIVIMDEPTSSLSEKEVEHLFKIIQKLKDRGCGIIYISHKMDEIFKICDEITILRDGKWINTVSVKSSTMEQIVAMMVGRELTQRFPEKTNVPKEVILEVEQLTAVNQPSIQDVSFELRKGEILGIAGLVGAKRTDIVEAIFGVRELQKGTIKLHGKTVRNRTALEAINNGFALVTEERRSTGIYSNLSIEFNSLISNMKSYLNPLGLLNNKKMRSDTQWVIDAMNVKTPSHKTTIGSLSGGNQQKVIIGRWLLTQPEILMLDEPTRGIDIGAKFEIYQLIQELAKKDKGIIIISSEMPELLGITDRILVMSNGKLAGVVETAKTSQEEILQLAAKYL from the coding sequence ATGACAGCTCAAAATCCAAGTCAAGACAGCCAAGTGCTGCTTACTATGACGAATGTCTGCAAGTCCTTTCCCGGAGTAAAAGCTTTAGATAATGCAAATTTAACCGTCCGCTCACACTCAGTTCATGCCTTAATGGGAGAAAACGGTGCGGGAAAATCCACGTTATTAAAATGCTTATTTGGCATTTACGCCAAAGATGAAGGCGAAATTCTCTTTCTTGGTAAACCCGTAAATTTTAAAACGTCAAAAGAAGCCCTAGAAAACGGGATTTCAATGGTTCACCAAGAACTAAACTTAGTGCGTCAAACCAGTGTAATGGATAATCTATGGCTGGGACGCTATCCCCTGAAAGGGCCTTTTGTTGATCACGCAAAAATGTATCGTGATACCAAAGCGATTTTTGATGAATTGGATATTAATATCGATCCAAAAGAAAAAGTCGCCAAACTTTCCGTATCACAAATGCAGATGATTGAAATAGCGAAAGCATTTTCATATAACGCAAAAATTGTAATTATGGATGAGCCTACCTCTTCACTTTCGGAAAAAGAGGTAGAACATCTATTTAAAATTATTCAGAAATTAAAAGATCGTGGTTGTGGCATCATTTATATTTCTCACAAAATGGACGAAATCTTTAAAATTTGTGATGAAATTACCATTCTTCGAGATGGAAAATGGATCAATACCGTATCGGTCAAAAGCTCTACAATGGAACAAATCGTTGCCATGATGGTAGGTCGCGAATTAACACAGCGTTTCCCGGAAAAAACAAACGTACCGAAAGAGGTGATATTAGAAGTTGAACAGCTTACTGCGGTAAATCAACCTTCTATTCAAGATGTTTCTTTTGAACTGCGTAAAGGGGAAATTCTAGGTATTGCCGGACTTGTGGGGGCAAAACGAACCGATATTGTGGAAGCGATTTTCGGTGTACGCGAACTCCAAAAGGGGACGATCAAATTACACGGAAAAACAGTAAGAAATCGAACCGCACTTGAAGCGATTAATAATGGTTTTGCCTTAGTCACCGAAGAGCGACGCTCCACAGGGATCTATTCGAATTTAAGCATTGAATTTAATTCATTGATTTCAAATATGAAATCCTATCTCAACCCCTTGGGTTTACTGAACAATAAAAAAATGCGCAGTGATACTCAATGGGTAATTGATGCAATGAATGTGAAAACGCCATCGCACAAAACGACGATAGGCTCTCTTTCCGGAGGAAACCAACAAAAGGTGATTATCGGTCGTTGGCTATTAACCCAACCGGAAATTCTGATGCTCGATGAACCGACCAGAGGTATCGACATCGGTGCAAAATTTGAGATTTATCAGCTTATTCAAGAACTCGCTAAAAAAGATAAAGGAATCATTATAATTTCATCAGAAATGCCTGAATTATTAGGAATAACCGATCGTATTTTAGTCATGAGTAACGGTAAATTAGCCGGAGTTGTGGAAACTGCAAAAACATCTCAAGAAGAAATTTTGCAATTAGCCGCAAAATATTTATAA